The Hippoglossus hippoglossus isolate fHipHip1 chromosome 10, fHipHip1.pri, whole genome shotgun sequence DNA segment GCTGTGCATGAATCATCAGACAGGTGTTGTTGTCAGTAaactttatgtgtgtgttgtggcacTTGAGGCTGTGGCCACAGGGAATATTCGCCCCAGATTTGAAGATTAGATTAACACAGTTCTAAATCCACGGTGTCAGATTACAACCTGTCACCTGAGCAACCAAACAGATGCTCTACAACATGATACCGGATTTTAGATTTACTGTCAGGTCATGTACAGTAAACTGACATGTGTAATATAAGCTGCAGTCCCATGTCTGGTAGAATTTACGAGGTTTCTATGTTTGAATGGCCGAGTTCCAAACTGCACCGGTGATGCAGTCGACACAGTGAACTGCCGTGGCCAGTGgccaaattaaaatgtaaattaggTTTCTATAATCGGGCCGCCCCAGGCCCAACGGCTCAATCAATATTGATTTTGACGTTTTAACACACTTGTTTGGCTCCGGATCTCAAATTGGTTCCTGGATGGGAAAATTACAGATAATCATCGGAACCACGAGttagtttttttattccccTTGAATATTTACAGTTCTTACTTAGATATTAATGAACACAAGGCTGAGGGTGGTAGCCAGTTGTTtaagataatataatataaacgTTTATTAGCCCATAACAGGAAATTTGCCGTGTTACAGCAGTGACAGTTAAGTGCTATTAAAGTAACTGcatgttgtaaaaaatatatatctatatttccCACTTAATTTCTTTCTCCTGAACCCCTTTTACTCCCTGGTCTCTGAAAAACGATTCAAATAACAAACAGAAACTATATAAAATAGTTTGGTTGAACACGTCTCAAACCGTAAACATGTTGTTGTATTGACTCTGTAGGACTATTCTTGGGAGGACCACGGCTTCTCCTTAGTCAACAGATTGTATTCGGACATCGGGCACCTCCTGGACGACAGATTCAGGAGCGTGACCACTCTCCCCTCGTTGCACAGCTCCGACCTGAAGAGGGCGATCTGGAATTACATCCATTGTGTGTTAGGAATACGGTGAGACACCTTTTTATTCACCTGccaacaattaaaacacaatttttacaCCTACAAAACTCCTACTTTTCATTGTAAGTTTAGTCAACAacagttttttcattttgtggcCACAGCTATGACGACTATGACTACGGTGAAGTGAACCAGCTGCTGGCGCGGGATTTAAAGCTGTACATCAAGGCGGTGGCCTGTTTTCCAGACGCCACCAAAACTCCAGTGTGTCCTCTGAGTTGGGCTCTACTCAAAACTTCAGAAAGGGTAAGGAAGAGTTTTTTTGCATGGGGGTGCAGTGGTCACCTCGCAGCAAGAGGGGTCTTTctgtggagtttacatgttctccccatgtctgtgtgggttttctccaagTTCCTCCACAGgctaaagacatgcagattgggtttaggttaatcagagactctaaattgagtGTGAGTGGATGTTTTTCTCTATATGTCGGCCCTCAAAAGGACAAGCCGTATAGATATTGGCCCGGCTGGCTAAACGCAATGTACCACATTAATTAAACACCACATGTTAaccttctgtgtgttttctccttcagATACATGTGAATCTGCTCATCATGGAGGCCCGGCTGCAGGCGGAGCTGCTGTACGCTCTGAGAGCCATCACTCAGTACATGATTGCCTAAGTGCTCGGAGAGGCACAAAGTCGAAACTCTTCACCGGTACCGAGAGACCCAGAGACACGAGGACGAAGACGCAGTGAAGTGGGACGAGAGCGCCACTTGGAAGGACACAGCTCCGTTGTTTTGTAGCTGTGCCTCATGAATATGCTTCTCTTTTCCTCAGAGTTAATGTATTTATACCATAGTGTGCCACAGTCCCCTCATCCCCCCCCTTTCTGCAGACTCCTGTTGTGACGTCCTCTTGTCAAACATCTTGACTCTCAAAGATCATGTGCAATTATTGACTAGCGTTGTTTTAATTTGTACCTGTTATGTGTTCCAGCTCAGTCTGTGAGAAACTGCTTGGGTGTAGCCGCGTGTTACAGTGGCCAATATTGTCCTTTTTTAAGTTGGATCAGTCTCCTTTACTTTCCCAGAACATATCTCTCTGTACAAGTTGAATGAATGTCAGCGGGAGACCAGggcctttgtttttgttgtttctttggaCAATCCTCGTCAGTGTTGGACGACAGTACACGGACTGTGAAGGACGACCATTTTGCTCTCCCCAAGCATTTTGTATTAATGCTGgtcaagaacacacacacacacaacagtgacaCTGCTGGAAGTTATCACATCACTATAGTTTCTTTTAATaagcactttttaaaactttatatatttataatgcaAGGTAGCTTGTTAGTAGTGGACATTGAGACACACATTGTGTGGGTCTGATGCCTTTTCTTTGTCACTGTATGACATGTAACAAACATTTTTAGACTGTTTGTCCTGAAACTTTCAGACGTTTGTGCTCAGCTGCAGATCTGAGTGAAGTTTCTTCTTGATCCAAGATATTTCAGTGAATATTCTTATTGGAAGGATTTTGAACAATGACTGATTTGACACAATTTACGCCTGATGAGAACATTAGTAACTAAACTGAAGCGGTCAGTGAGCTGTTTCTGACAGTTGGGATGAGGCTGAGCCAATTGCAGCATGATTTGGGTTTTTTTGCACTGAAATGCTTCAGAAATGATCAAATACTGACTTTCAGACCAAAGGTCATTAAAAATCAACTTAGTGATGAATTGGCAGATGAAAAGTGCAGACGCAGATCTGCACTGGTCGTGAGTTGGGGTTAAGTTCAGATCTTTGCTTTGTGCTAAAGCTTTTTTTGTGAGCTGTATCAAAGCCGGAGTGAGAATCCACGGTACAGTTTGCAGAGAGGAACAATGTGCAAACCAGTtgttaaaacactttttttttttttttttttgtaaacggTAGAGTACtttttctgtttagtttctGGGTGTGACGGTAGGACCCGCTTGTTGTGCTGCCGCCTGGGTAGACGTAGAGGTGTGTCGGACTGTTTTAGAGTTAGACATTAGGTTTAGATTAGAAAACAGAAGTGCATATCGACTAAAGCAAAGCGCTGTTAATACAGGTGCCTTCAGGATTAAACTGGAGTGCAGCTGAAGTGGAGGGCTGTGACTCCTGGAGTCTGAATGTGGGCTTTGGTTGCATCTGGGCAACGCCGACACCTGACAAGTGTTGTTTCCCACATGAATGAGAACTGTGTTTTCTTACGGTGGTCGGCGCCATTTCTGATAAATATTACGGCTGTGTatgcctgttttgttttttaaatcagaaatcATCTACGAGCCCCAGCAACTCAGCGAGAGCCTTTGACACAGAtggatgtttaaaaaaaaaaagttcaactttagcagaataaaaaaaatggacaattaactttaaaaaaaaaatagaacaaatgaaaaacaaaaaaaatgttttttgaaaatgtgaagaaatgttttctATAAAGATGCTTTATGAAAATAACTGCTGCCTCCTGTGGTCTGTTCTACAAGCTGCATGTTTGTATCCATGTAGAAATCACACAATCCTCTTGGTATTGAATCACTTCCCTAGTGTTTAGACTGCCTTTGTATTTTCACTCATTTAAAATCCACTCGTGGTTTCTATGGATATCACACATTCCAAAATGAACTAGAGGCCATTGAAGAAAGGTTAAATCGTAGAGTAATACATCGTCTTTCAGCAGATGTGATGAAGAGTCTGGCTGCTGCGTGTTGGACGAGCTGTAGACTGTCGGCTCAGGCAGGTGAAGAAGGAATTGCAATAATGCAAACAAAGGAGATGACGGCATGAATGAAAATCTGGTTCTTCTGGTTAAAAAATGCGCTGGACTGTTGAGTTTCCTGATTGGTTTTGTCCTTCAAACACATTGTGGGGACggaacatgaaatatttaaaacgtGGAATTCACGttaatattttgattatttaaagccacttacattttaattttaacagAAGACCTCTCCCTGTCTTGATCTGCAGACgaagtttgtgtttgaacaaattacagaaaaaacaagtgaacctagaattttaatcttttaaattaACCATAGTTGCCaaaattcaatttcatttttaatatgtttaaataaCAGTAGCTGCTGTATCTGTGTGGTTAGTTGAATACTTTGCAGTAGTATTCCTGTAAAGCAGCGCCCCCCAGTGGCAGAGCTGAAAGAACACCATGTCTGAAGCATCACAACTCTCAATTTGCACCAACAACTCAGACAAAGTGGGTTAAACAgtttattgaatttatttctGCTGTTCAGAACTGTTCGTCATCGCTGGCTGACTTTACAaggagtaaagaaagaaaacgaatgaagaggggggggagaagaaaagaacaactATCGACATTTAATCAAAAATTATGAACATAATTGGCTTATCCACAAACTTATCAATCCCTGCCCGCCCCAACCTCCCCtatagaaatgaaaataaaaaaaacaaccattgCCGAATACTAAAATACTGTATCAAATGGGGCaaattttaaattttcaaaGCAAAAATACAGGAACTAATGGCTACTTTATAAGGAAACGGAGGAAAAATATGTAGATAGTTTTAATTACTTGGAGGGGGAGATACAAGGGGAAGTCATAATACCACATCTGCCCTTTTTGTTTAAGGCGGCCACAGTAAACTACAGATGTGAAAgcctgctgcagctgattctCACAAACCAACCACGTTCACATGCTGCGGTCCGTCCTATCCACAGTTAATAACATCTCCGACACCTGACCATTAGTGAGGAAAAACACGGGGGGGGTCTGTTGCACATACAACGTCCTAAAATAATAACATgctatgtttttaaaataagaaaatcatgCAGATTTTAAAAGTTGGCCCTTGGTTTTCAGATCGATTTAAGTGACCAGGTTGGGGGAAGGTTATTATatactgaatatatatttaaaaaaaacataaaacaaaaggGAAAGGACTCTCGATTGTGTTCTGCAACGACACCAAATCAAGATCCTTGCGCTGAACACAGAAAATTCAAAGATTCAAAAGGCCCTGATTTGCACCCACTGCGTCATGGCGTACTCCAGGATATGTCACGGAAATGACATCTAgcaccaaaaataaaacaaaatacacgTGTGGAAAAACGAGAGAGTGCTTTGTATAAATCAGAGACTAACGTATTCACATAGCTACAGTGAAATGATGAATATTAGGAGTTTAACTGTTGGGATGTTATTTCCTGATTCACAAGAAACCTGACGGTTATGAACAAAGTctttacatacaaacacaaaacacaaacttttcAAAGGGGGAGATGACCAAATAAAAGTCCATCCTGCTACAGAGTAACATCATGCtagtgttttaaatgttggcagtcaaaaaaaacaaaaaagaacgAGGGACAGGATAGTGCTGATAAATGTGACTGGAGAGCTAGAAGAGGTTTCTCTAGAGAGGGAAGTGAAACGTGAGATCAACAGAAATGTCtccaggaaaaacaaaaacaaagatatcGGTTTCCAGTCTGTtgtaacagagaaaaaaaaaaaagagtaaaatcaacatttctttttttttttttgctatcaCGTTTTCTGATTAAATCTGTGCggagttgtttttcttctgagcGACCCTGAGAGGTAACGGTTGCATTAGTCTCGTTTTGAGATGAGAAAGTGGCACAGGCGTTCTTTTTTTACATCGTGCCACGCTTCAGCACAGATTTCTATCAATCGGATCCACAACTAATGCTATAAAATAATGAGGCAGACAATCGGGAATTTTTAAAAATGGTCAAGTATTGATGCGTCAGATTTCACGTTACAGGCGGCGTCTGTTGCTAAGCGTATGTACACCGAGATACTGTGTCAGGCCCAAGCTCCCTAAATGCCATGCGAATGCAAATATTAGTGTTCCTTTggttatgtaaaaaaaaatctacacgCATCTCATcctttacaaaaataaaagtatagaAAATTACTGTTAAAAATGATCTAAAAATGCTTCctccaatgtaaaaaaaatcacgTGTCATTAGTAATATATTCATATGTATTAATATCTCATTTATTACCTCCATCTAAATTGTATATTAAAACTATAATCAAATATATTCTTTTTTCGTACTTCTCACACAGTGAATTCATTTCTTGAATATTAGAGCTAAATAATTAAAGTGTGAGAGGATTTTCTGACACGAGGCCCCCGCACCTCCGTCACCCCCCCGTAGACAAAATATCAGGAAAATGTTAAATAGCAAAAACCTTCAAGAAGTGATTTTTCAAATTTCCTTCAAGATTTCATTTTGTTCTCCTGATAAATCTGCATAGCGTGTCATCATGTACATGTGCAATGTGTACATTAcatgttatattgtttttttatacagGATTTAAACTCTTTTATAATGAAATGGTACAACCGTAACGTGTATTCTCTTAGTTTGGGGTCCCTGTGTCGCAGGAAACCTAAGTGCTTTGAAAATGCACAGGCtcgaggggaaaaaaataaaaaagaaggaagaggaaaaattAAACCAGGTAGACCATTCGACAGTGGAGGCATATTGCTGTTTAAGACAATGTAATACTTGGCCAACCAATCACTCGTTGGCAAATAAATTTACCCTTGAATGCCCTGTGTATGtcacaaatcacatttcttcattttcttaGTTTAACTGCACATCAgggattaaaaaataaaaaataaacaccctCTAACTCACGTCTATCTCACCACACTGCATTGAAAAAATGCCAAACTGCAAAAACATACCCTCTGAGGTGAATCACCACATCAGGGCTAGGCGATAAAACAATAAGAATAATTATCGCGATGCAATGTTCTTCAACAGCAACATTACAAAAGTTCATTGTTTATCAATGTgatgcttatgcattgtgcagGCCTGTGAGAAGTGTAACACATGTCATCGTTTTGAATGTTCCACCTcagatttgtgaaatgttttgctgttcGCTGTTTTCTGCCCATGAAGAAGAGCCACAGTTTCGCCAACTGTCAAACAGGAGCGACAATCAGTCTCTAAACTTGgaataaacaataatttgaTGTTTATCATGATAATTGTCGATTTCAACTGATATgaaatttaacagttttttactgtatcgcccagccctacaccaaaaaaaaaatctttacaaTTTTCCTCTAAAGTGAGAAAATGAATCGTACGTATGATCTTAGTCTTAGTACACGATTGGGCCAGATGTAAAGCCGATGttcaatcaaacatttttatatctCCAGTCGTCCGGTCTTTATTTTTCACCTCTTCACAAACGCAGTCACGTGTTGTCACGGAGGACGATATGTTTCCTCGGGAGGCGATCTGAGCTGGTGCGGCAGAGTAAGTGCACCGCGTTCAGACGATCAAACAGCATTTGGTCGGGCAAGTCATGCTATGCAAGTGTCGATGGGAAACTGGCCATTTCTCCAAAAACGCAGTCCATCGAGTCTTCAAAACCAAACCCATCGAGATCGGGGGGGGGTACCGTATCGACCCTAAAGCTATTGTGGTGAAACACAACGGTAATATGAACACCCGGCAGGCGGGGGCTCGTGATCTGTCTTTTCACtctaaaaacattatttcacatGTCTTAAAAAAAACGGTTTGAATTCAAAAGGTAAAAATGGCTAGCAGCCAAACTGTTGCAagtgttattataaaaaaaaaaggagaaacttTGTGCATAGTAGCCTGCGTcatctcctccctgtcctctgcAAGTGTTGGCACAGGACATGAGTGAGGTCTGGTTTAGTCCAAGGGAAGTGTTGTGTTTGAGAATCAGCCATCGTCAGGGAGGAGGAATGCACCGGTCTTGTCATATTGTGAGGTCATCTTCATTGGAGATCAGTTCCTGCAAGATAAAGACGATGAAGAGAAATTTAACATCATctcattaaataaatgatgagatGCTGCAGCGAAAATTCACTTTTAGTTTTCATGAATCTTTCGATTATTTTTATGATTCATGCATTTGTCTTAAATTCTGAAATGTTCAGTTTAcgatgatataaaacagagagaagcagcaagTCCTCACGTTTTAGAAGCAGAACATTTATCAATTATCAAATTAATATTGATTGTTGTGTATTGAgccaaaatataaatgtttctaGTAATTTCAGATTCTAAATTGTACTGATTCTTGTTTTATAAAGctgtaaatgtttaatatattttagttttaaacagATGAAGAAAATCCTCAGTCCTGTATCCTGCAGTTTTTACCTTGGGCTCTGGGAAACGTTTGCGATATTTTTCACTATCCTCTGACAGTTATAGACtaaaaaaatccataaacaGTAGATGAATCGATAATAACAAGAATCATTCGTGTGATGGAGGAAGCTGGGAGTGATCAGTGTACCTGGCTTTGCGTTGTCAGCTGAGGAATTAGCTGGGGACCCAGTTGTGAGCGGAGCCTTGGCCTCCAGGCATGGGGTCAAAGTTGAAATCAATGCCGTCTCCGTCCATGAGGTCACTGTTGATGATGTAGTCCACGTCGCAATCCAGGTTTTCCGTGAACATGTCAATGTCCAAGTCTGTGGGCAGTCGGTCCTGACCGGCGGGGAAGCAGGACGGAGCTCCGAACTGACCCATCGCCTGCAGACTGACGCCGGGCCCTCCATGAAGAGAGCCCAGCGCTGGCCCTGCGGCGTGCTGGGCTTTGAGAGCGGAGAGCTGTGACGGGTCTTGAGACATACCTGAGAGGATCATCCCCAACCCCATCTGAGAGTGATGctggtgttgctgctgctgatgctgctgatgctgctgatgctgctgctgctggtgcggctgctgctggtgaaggTGACGCTGCTGAGGCTGCATCTGAGCCTGAAGCGCCATGGGGGCCACGGTGTTCGGCTCCAGCCCCTTACCCAACAGCAGCTGATTGGGTTTGGGCCTCACACCCACCACAGATGAACCCAAATTCATCAGGCCAACCCCTCCGGGACTAGGCATGAGGGGGTCCACCTGggtcatcatgacatcactcGGAGGGGGGGAGTCAGAGGTGAGCAGGGCTTCCAGACTGGAGGGCACGTGGGTGCTGTAGTGGCTGTTACTACGAGAGCCGGAGCTGGACATGGGGTTGAAGAGGGAATTGCTGAAGGTCGTCTGCTCTTTGCTGCTGGGTCCGCACTGAGAGATGGAGGCCTGGGTTCCAGTGTGGGGCGGGGCCTGCGGGAGGCTGGATGGTTGCAGCTgatggaaggaggagaagctggagccaCGGGGCAGCAGGGTGGAGGCGGAGGGCAGCGGAGTGGGAGGTGCCGGTGGGGCTGTGCTGGGACTGGCCCCTCCCTGTTGCCCAGTCATCAATGTGAGGCCATCAATCAGATCCAACTCCTCCATGAGGGTCTCGGTGAGGGTGGGGGTCAAGCTCCTGGAAGCGTATCTTCCAAGCAGTCCATCCTCAGGCAGGTTGTCGTCGTCCTCTTGTCCAGGAGCGATGGGGGACAGACGTCCGCTCAGGGTGCTGGCATTAGAGCTTGTGCGTGGACGGAAGGTGGTCCACATGTCAGCGTCATCCAGGCTGCCGCGGGACGAGGGGCTACTGCTGTTGACCCCCCATTTGGGAAACTGCTGGGACGAGTTAGGGCTGTCTGCTCCCCCTGACCCCGTGCCGCCGTCACCTTGCAGCGCCCCTCCAGCGCCGGCTGCTCCCGCCTGCTTCTTGGTCTGCTTGGCCCTCATCCGACTCTTCAgcagtttgctgctgttgtccATGGAGGCAGCTCGGCGTCGAGGAGCTTTCCCGGTCTTCCCTCCTTCTGGGTTGAGCATCCACCAGGAGCTCTTTCCTGTGGATTCATTGTGTACCCTCAAGAACTTGTTGTGGAGTGATAGGTTGTGGCGGATGGAATTctgagaagagggagaaggaaaaatAAGCAGATTAAAGAAAGATAGACACACTTGGTAATAAACATACTTAGCCACGGCCGAAGTTTAAGTGATTCTACAGAAACTAAAACATGGCACACCTCAATATAATATAGAAAATGGAATTTTCTCATCAAAAGGAAGCAGAAAACtcttatgtatatatttttttcagacCATCCTCGaatgtttacatttgtcttGTTGTGACACACTGATTAATTTTACATCCTGGATACATTAGAATATATAATTTCTCCTGCAATCACCTCGCTGCACTGACTCCTTGTAAAATCCATaatagaattttaaattcttctCATCGACCAAGACTTTAATGGCTCCATGCACTTAACTGACTTATGGTTCCTGTCTGCaaaagtgggggggggggaccctcACCACGTTTACTTTGCTTTTTTCTGAAGATCATAGTTAGGGCTGGCTCAGGTGTGATTGAGacttcccacaatgcacctctctcctctgctccttctccagctgtaCACATTCATATCCTCTAATGAATGTTACCAGTGATATCAAACTACCCCCTGCCTATATAACtgatactattattattactgttaaaGACTTATTGTTGTTACTATTGGCCTTGTTTTTAGTTATTGTCTTTATATTATACATCTGTATGTGGAACCCCCTCGTCCAGTTGATTTAAGGTCCGCTCCCTTTgacagggatttcttttcttcgttTACACCTGCTCTTTGTGAAAAGTGCCCTGGGATAACTTCTGTAATCATTTGGCAGGACATAAACACAATGGAGCTAACTTGTGTTGATACAGTACACTGAACTAGTCAATGAGTTGACTAAAAGAAAATTAGTTGCTAACATTTAAGATAATCTTTTGAATTGTTATCTCGGTGAATAAGTTACTTTCGATCAAAAACGACACCAAAAAAATCTCAATTACTTGTTCTTAATTTTGAGAAGGTTAAATTAAAGTTTGACAAATCAAAACATTCATCATCGCCTGTAGAATAACCTTAGACTGCAGATTCATGAATGATGGAAATTATGCATTGAAAAAGAACAATAACGTGTCCTGTTAACATGCAgtacaaatgaaataataataaaaagtcattCAATTATGAGCAGTGAATTCACCACAAAAAAACTATGCAAGAAATAATCATAACGAAGAGGATGTCATATATTATGTCATATACAGATattggttgttgtgtttgctttgaTATTTTCTAAttgaatgtatttgtgtttatttaacaagACCAAACAGATCAATATAGTTGTATACAGTTAATTAGTCTGTCACGTGTAATGATATAACATCTATGACTTATTCCAGCATTACAGTTCAGTTCATCCAGTTaaaagatgcacacacacagacacactcaccttCCAGCCTGCTGAGCTGTTGCTGTCCCCTTTGTCTCTGAAGTAAGGCACAGTCTTCACCATCCACTCGTAGATCTGGGCCAGGGTCAGCCTCTTCTCGGGTGAGTTCTCGATGGCCTGGCTGATCAGGTCCGCGTAGCTCTGGTTCCCCCACGCGTTGCGCCGGGACGATCCTTTGCGGGGCGTCGCGCCGGCTCCGCCCACGCCGGCCGCGGCCCCGCCCTCGGCCGCAGCCTTCTCGGGCTCGGACGTGATTTGCTGCGGCTCGGGCTTGTCCTCGTCGGCGGGCGGGGTGCCGGCGGCGGACTCGGTGCCGTCCGCGCCCTCCGGTTTGACAACCGAGAGGTCGGGCCTCGGCAGCGGCCACGTGCAGGAGCGGG contains these protein-coding regions:
- the foxo4 gene encoding forkhead box protein O4, yielding MEQSSVPPIDPDFEPQTRPRSCTWPLPRPDLSVVKPEGADGTESAAGTPPADEDKPEPQQITSEPEKAAAEGGAAAGVGGAGATPRKGSSRRNAWGNQSYADLISQAIENSPEKRLTLAQIYEWMVKTVPYFRDKGDSNSSAGWKNSIRHNLSLHNKFLRVHNESTGKSSWWMLNPEGGKTGKAPRRRAASMDNSSKLLKSRMRAKQTKKQAGAAGAGGALQGDGGTGSGGADSPNSSQQFPKWGVNSSSPSSRGSLDDADMWTTFRPRTSSNASTLSGRLSPIAPGQEDDDNLPEDGLLGRYASRSLTPTLTETLMEELDLIDGLTLMTGQQGGASPSTAPPAPPTPLPSASTLLPRGSSFSSFHQLQPSSLPQAPPHTGTQASISQCGPSSKEQTTFSNSLFNPMSSSGSRSNSHYSTHVPSSLEALLTSDSPPPSDVMMTQVDPLMPSPGGVGLMNLGSSVVGVRPKPNQLLLGKGLEPNTVAPMALQAQMQPQQRHLHQQQPHQQQQHQQHQQHQQQQHQHHSQMGLGMILSGMSQDPSQLSALKAQHAAGPALGSLHGGPGVSLQAMGQFGAPSCFPAGQDRLPTDLDIDMFTENLDCDVDYIINSDLMDGDGIDFNFDPMPGGQGSAHNWVPS